A stretch of the Prunus dulcis unplaced genomic scaffold, ALMONDv2, whole genome shotgun sequence genome encodes the following:
- the LOC117612966 gene encoding PR5-like receptor kinase isoform X2 has protein sequence MAPVALFIFSLLTHLVVLHSAEARELYNPCAPYHCNDQLGDVKFPFKNMTQPPECGLFTVDCSDHEHPKIQEEGYWHELERISPANTNFINDSELQQRLEHSFCDDQIFDNLSLPGPSPVYELFAHNLTLVKCNNATPTLSFTDFNNACTKAATYYTTLSDHSLRSSLPPPRPSCTIIFMPADPSKPPFSLSALTARFSLQLPLRKECKRCHDRKGECRLDDHGEFQCFGEKGVKLGLKLGLGAVAGLMVLVVIVCCLKRKLAYDSFIFFWKNQGQDRQIVEAFLRSYGPLQVRRYSYLEVKKMTNSFKEKLGKGGYGSVYKGKSNDGSLVAVKVLSKLKGNGEEFMNEVAAISRTSHVNIVSLLGFCFEGSEKALIYEFMPNGSLEKFIFDANSPNRDHDHHLGWEQLDQISLGIARGLEYLHRGCNARILHFDIKPHNILLDENFTPKVSDFGLAKICNMKESIVSMACARGTAGYIAPEVFCRNFGAVSHKSDVYSYGMMLSEMVGGRRNINAEAEDTSEIYFPHWIYKRIELDEELGLPSIMNEEDKVRARKMIIVSLWCIQTDPSNRPAMKEVIDMLEGSVDCLQIPPKPYLSSPPKSAVGSSTATLVSTQ, from the exons ATGGCTCCCGTggctttgtttattttctctctcctcactcATCTCGTGGTTCTTCACTCTGCCGAAGCAAGGGAACTCTACAATCCCTGTGCTCCCTACCACTGTAATGATCAACTAGGCGATGTCAAGTTCCCCTTCAAAAATATGACGCAGCCTCCTGAATGCGGGTTGTTCACAGTTGATTGTTCTGATCACGAACATCCGAAGATCCAAGAGGAAGGATACTGGCATGAATTGGAGAGAATCTCTCCAGCAAATACGAATTTTATCAATGACAGTGAGCTCCAGCAGCGCTTGGAACACAGTTTCTGCGATGATCAAATTTTCGACAATTTGAGTCTTCCCGGCCCTTCTCCAGTCTATGAATTATTCGCACACAATCTGACCCTCGTCAAATGCAACAACGCCACACCAACCCTCTCCTTTACAGATTTTAACAACGCCTGTACAAAGGCTGCTACTTACTATACTACTCTGTCTGATCATAGTTTACGAAGTTCCCTACCCCCACCCCGACCATCGTGTACCATCATTTTTATGCCCGCGGATCCATCTAAACCTCCCTTCAGTCTCTCTGCATTGACTGCTAGATTTTCCCTTCAACTGCCATTAAGAAAAGAATGTAAACGTTGTCATGATAGAAAAGGCGAATGCCGCCTTGATGACCATGGAGAATTTCAATGTTTTGGAGAAAAAG GAGTTAAATTGGGATTGAAGCTAGGACTAG GTGCAGTTGCTGGTCTCATGGTTCTAGTTGTTATTGTTTGCTGCTTAAAGAGAAAGTTAGCATATGATagctttattttcttctggAAGAATCAAGGCCAAGATCGTCAAATTGTTGAGGCCTTTCTAAGGAGCTATGGGCCACTTCAAGTTAGAAGATATAGCTATTTGGAGGtcaagaaaatgaccaattccttcaaagaaaaattaggaaaaGGGGGCTACGGTAGTGTATACAAGGGAAAATCAAATGACGGCAGTCTTGTAGCGGTGAAGGTCTTGAGCAAATTAAAAGGTAATGGAGAAGAATTTATGAATGAGGTGGCAGCCATTAGTCGCACTTCCCATGTCAACATAGTAAGCTTGttggggttttgttttgagggTTCAGAAAAAGCTCTCATCTATGAATTCATGCCTAACGGCTCACTTGAGAAGTTCATATTTGATGCAAATTCCCCCAACAGAGATCATGATCATCACTTGGGATGGGAGCAATTGGATCAAATTTCACTCGGCATTGCTCGAGGATTGGAGTATTTACATCGGGGTTGCAATGCAAGAATTCTGCATTTTGACATCAAGCCTCATAACATTCTTCTTGATGAAAATTTCACACCAAAAGTCTCTGATTTTGGCCTTGCTAAGATATGCAACATGAAAGAGAGCATTGTGTCAATGGCGTGTGCAAGAGGCACTGCTGGCTACATTGCTCCAGAAGTATTCTGTAGGAATTTTGGAGCGGTCTCGCACAAGTCAGATGTATATAGCTACGGGATGATGCTTTCGGAGATGGTTGGAGGAAGAAGGAACATCAATGCCGAAGCTGAAGATACAAGTGAAATATATTTTCCACACTGGATTTACAAGCGTATTGAACTTGATGAAGAACTTGGTCTGCCGAGCATAATGAATGAGGAAGACAAAGTAAGAGCAAGGAAGATGATAATAGTGAGCTTGTGGTGCATACAAACAGACCCTTCAAACAGGCCAGCGATGAAAGAAGTGATAGATATGTTGGAAGGCAGCGTTGATTGCTTGCAGATACCACCCAAGCCTTACTTGTCTTCTCCACCAAAGTCCGCCGTAGGTTCTTCTACTGCTACATTGGTCTCAACACAATAG
- the LOC117612966 gene encoding PR5-like receptor kinase isoform X1 translates to MAPVALFIFSLLTHLVVLHSAEARELYNPCAPYHCNDQLGDVKFPFKNMTQPPECGLFTVDCSDHEHPKIQEEGYWHELERISPANTNFINDSELQQRLEHSFCDDQIFDNLSLPGPSPVYELFAHNLTLVKCNNATPTLSFTDFNNACTKAATYYTTLSDHSLRSSLPPPRPSCTIIFMPADPSKPPFSLSALTARFSLQLPLRKECKRCHDRKGECRLDDHGEFQCFGEKGVKLGLKLGLAAGAVAGLMVLVVIVCCLKRKLAYDSFIFFWKNQGQDRQIVEAFLRSYGPLQVRRYSYLEVKKMTNSFKEKLGKGGYGSVYKGKSNDGSLVAVKVLSKLKGNGEEFMNEVAAISRTSHVNIVSLLGFCFEGSEKALIYEFMPNGSLEKFIFDANSPNRDHDHHLGWEQLDQISLGIARGLEYLHRGCNARILHFDIKPHNILLDENFTPKVSDFGLAKICNMKESIVSMACARGTAGYIAPEVFCRNFGAVSHKSDVYSYGMMLSEMVGGRRNINAEAEDTSEIYFPHWIYKRIELDEELGLPSIMNEEDKVRARKMIIVSLWCIQTDPSNRPAMKEVIDMLEGSVDCLQIPPKPYLSSPPKSAVGSSTATLVSTQ, encoded by the exons ATGGCTCCCGTggctttgtttattttctctctcctcactcATCTCGTGGTTCTTCACTCTGCCGAAGCAAGGGAACTCTACAATCCCTGTGCTCCCTACCACTGTAATGATCAACTAGGCGATGTCAAGTTCCCCTTCAAAAATATGACGCAGCCTCCTGAATGCGGGTTGTTCACAGTTGATTGTTCTGATCACGAACATCCGAAGATCCAAGAGGAAGGATACTGGCATGAATTGGAGAGAATCTCTCCAGCAAATACGAATTTTATCAATGACAGTGAGCTCCAGCAGCGCTTGGAACACAGTTTCTGCGATGATCAAATTTTCGACAATTTGAGTCTTCCCGGCCCTTCTCCAGTCTATGAATTATTCGCACACAATCTGACCCTCGTCAAATGCAACAACGCCACACCAACCCTCTCCTTTACAGATTTTAACAACGCCTGTACAAAGGCTGCTACTTACTATACTACTCTGTCTGATCATAGTTTACGAAGTTCCCTACCCCCACCCCGACCATCGTGTACCATCATTTTTATGCCCGCGGATCCATCTAAACCTCCCTTCAGTCTCTCTGCATTGACTGCTAGATTTTCCCTTCAACTGCCATTAAGAAAAGAATGTAAACGTTGTCATGATAGAAAAGGCGAATGCCGCCTTGATGACCATGGAGAATTTCAATGTTTTGGAGAAAAAG GAGTTAAATTGGGATTGAAGCTAGGACTAG CAGCAGGTGCAGTTGCTGGTCTCATGGTTCTAGTTGTTATTGTTTGCTGCTTAAAGAGAAAGTTAGCATATGATagctttattttcttctggAAGAATCAAGGCCAAGATCGTCAAATTGTTGAGGCCTTTCTAAGGAGCTATGGGCCACTTCAAGTTAGAAGATATAGCTATTTGGAGGtcaagaaaatgaccaattccttcaaagaaaaattaggaaaaGGGGGCTACGGTAGTGTATACAAGGGAAAATCAAATGACGGCAGTCTTGTAGCGGTGAAGGTCTTGAGCAAATTAAAAGGTAATGGAGAAGAATTTATGAATGAGGTGGCAGCCATTAGTCGCACTTCCCATGTCAACATAGTAAGCTTGttggggttttgttttgagggTTCAGAAAAAGCTCTCATCTATGAATTCATGCCTAACGGCTCACTTGAGAAGTTCATATTTGATGCAAATTCCCCCAACAGAGATCATGATCATCACTTGGGATGGGAGCAATTGGATCAAATTTCACTCGGCATTGCTCGAGGATTGGAGTATTTACATCGGGGTTGCAATGCAAGAATTCTGCATTTTGACATCAAGCCTCATAACATTCTTCTTGATGAAAATTTCACACCAAAAGTCTCTGATTTTGGCCTTGCTAAGATATGCAACATGAAAGAGAGCATTGTGTCAATGGCGTGTGCAAGAGGCACTGCTGGCTACATTGCTCCAGAAGTATTCTGTAGGAATTTTGGAGCGGTCTCGCACAAGTCAGATGTATATAGCTACGGGATGATGCTTTCGGAGATGGTTGGAGGAAGAAGGAACATCAATGCCGAAGCTGAAGATACAAGTGAAATATATTTTCCACACTGGATTTACAAGCGTATTGAACTTGATGAAGAACTTGGTCTGCCGAGCATAATGAATGAGGAAGACAAAGTAAGAGCAAGGAAGATGATAATAGTGAGCTTGTGGTGCATACAAACAGACCCTTCAAACAGGCCAGCGATGAAAGAAGTGATAGATATGTTGGAAGGCAGCGTTGATTGCTTGCAGATACCACCCAAGCCTTACTTGTCTTCTCCACCAAAGTCCGCCGTAGGTTCTTCTACTGCTACATTGGTCTCAACACAATAG